In Nematostella vectensis chromosome 2, jaNemVect1.1, whole genome shotgun sequence, one genomic interval encodes:
- the LOC5521700 gene encoding cyclin-dependent kinase 5, translated as MQKYDKLEKIGEGTYGTVFKGKNKETREILALKRVRLDDDDEGVPSSALREICLLKELKHNNIVRLYDVLHSEKKLTLVFEFCDQDLKKYFDSCQGEVDASVVKSFMFQLLRGLAFCHSHNVLHRDLKPQNLLINKDGELKLADFGLARAFGIPVRCFSAEVVTLWYRPPDVLMGAKLYSTSIDMWSAGCIFAEMANGGRPLFPGNDVDDQLRRIFKILGTPTEESWPNVSKLPDYKEFPPQGPSVSLGMVVPKLSSTGRDLLQKLLVSNPAHRISAEDAMKHAYFADLSPTFRG; from the exons ATGCAGAAATATGACAAGTTGGAGAAGATCGGAGAAG GTACCTATGGGACTGTTTTTAAGGGGAAGAACAAGGAAACACGTGAGATTTTAGCGCTGAAGCGTGTTAGATTGGACGATGACGATGAA GGGGTACCAAGCTCGGCACTTAGGGAGATTTGCCTATTGAAAGAGTTGAAACACAACAATATTGTAAG GCTTTATGATGTTCTTCATAGTGAAAAGAAACTGACGCTAGTGTTTGAGTTCTGTGATCAG gacttgaaaaagtattttgacAGTTGCCAAGGTGAAGTGGATGCCAGTGTTGTAAAG TCCTTCATGTTTCAACTGCTGCGAGGATTGGCTTTCTGCCACAGTCACAATGTTCTTCACAGGGATCTCAAACCACAGAACCTTTTGATCAATAAG GATGGTGAGCTCAAACTTGCTGACTTTGGATTGGCACGAGCATTTGGCATTCCTGTCAGATGCTTTTCTGCTGAG GTTGTTACCCTTTGGTATCGCCCACCAGATGTGTTAATGGGTGCTAAGCTCTACTCTACTTCTATTGACATGTGGTCTGCTGGTTGCATATTTGCTG aaatggcaaatggtggacGGCCATTGTTTCCTGggaatgatgttgatgatcaGCTGAGGAGGATCTTCAA AATTCTAGGGACACCAACTGAAGAATCCTGGCCAAATGTCTCTAAACTCCCAGACTACAAG GAATTCCCTCCTCAAGGCCCCTCCGTGTCACTTGGTATGGTTGTACCAAAGTTGTCCAGCACAGGGCGAGATCTGCTGCAG AAACTCCTAGTGTCGAACCCGGCGCATCGGATTTCGGCAGAGGACGCTATGAAGCACGCATACTTCGCGGACTTAAGCCCGACGTTCAGAGGATAG